In Kineosporia sp. NBRC 101731, the genomic window GTCGACGTCGAGAAGGTGCACGCGCTGTGTGTCGAGCTCGGCTACGACGACCTGGCGATCTGCCGCACCGCTGACGAGGTCCGGAACGCCACCGCCGCGACCGTCATCGTCCCCGGCGCCGATCTTCTCGACCCCGAGCGGTACGACGTCCTCGTCGAGGGCACCGGCAGCCCGGCCCACGGATACCGGATGGCCCGTGCCGCCCTGCTGGCCGGCCGTCATGTCGCGATGGTCAGCAAGGAGGTCGACTCGGTCACCGGTGTCGAACTGGCCCGGGTCGCAGCGGAGAACGGTGTGGTCTACACCCCCGCGGACGGCGACCAGCCCGCGAACCTGCTGTCCCTGGTCAGCTGGGTCCGCACGCTGGGCCTGGAGATCGTCGCGGTCGGCAAGTCCGGTGAGTACGACGTGGTGCTGGACGGCGAGGAGATCCGTTACCTCGACACCACGATTGCTGCGGGTGACCTGCCGAACTTGATGACGCTCGGCACCAGTGCCGGTGAGACGCTCACGAAGAGGGCGCAGACGGTCCGGGAGCTCAAGCTCAGGGCGGCCGCTGACCCCTGTGAGATGGCTGTCGTCACCACCCACGGCGGTTTCGTCCCCGACACCGAGTCGATGCACTACCCGCTGGCCCGGATCAGTGAGCTGGCCGACATCTACGCGCTGCGCGAGGACGGCGGCATCCTGTCGAAGACCGGTGTGGTGGACGTCTTCACCGTGCTGAGGAGGCCCGACGAGGCGAGCTTCGGTGGGGGTGTCTTCGCGATCGTACGCACGGGTGACCCGGAGACCTGGAAGCTGCTGGAGGGCAAGGGGCACGTGGTCAGCAGGAACGGCAAGTACGCCTGCCTGTACCTGCCCTATCACGTGATGGGTGTGGAGACGCCGGTCTCGCTGCTCGCGGCGGTACGGCTGGGCATTGGTTCGGGTGTCGCCGCACCGCGCCAGAACGCGGTGATGGCGGGGCGGGCGCGGACCGACCTGGCCCGGGGCACCGTGCTGCACATGGGTGGCCACCACCACGAGATCGACGGTGTGGAGCCAGTTCTCCTGCCCACGACCGAAGCTCCGCAGAACACGGCGCCGTTCTACCTCGCCGCGCACACCACCCTGGCGCGGGAGGTGCGGGCCGGCGAGCTGATCACGTTCGAGGACCTGGCCGACGCGGACGCCGACCTGGTCGACGCCTACACCCGGGGTCTGCGCGCATGAGCTCCGAGATCGTCTCCCTGCTCTGGGCGTTCGCGGCCGTCGTCGTGCTGATCCTGATGATCACGCGGGCGAAACTGAATCCGTTCCTCGCCCTGTCGATCACCGCGATCGCGCTCGGCCTGGTCAACGGCCTCACCCCGGGTGAGGTGATCGACGCGTTCAAGGACGGCGTCGGTGCCATCCTCGGCGGTACCGCCCCGACCATCGGTCTGGGCGTCATCCTCGGCAGTCTGCTGCTCGGCTCCGGCGGTGCGGACAAGATCGTCGACTCGTTCCTCGGTCAGCGCCCGGTCGCCTGGATCCCGTCGCTGATCTGCGTCGCGGCCGTGATCATCGGTCTGCCGCACCTGTTCGACGTCAGTTTCGTGATGCTCGCGCCGCTGGTCTACACCGTGGCCCGGCGCCGCAACGTGCACCTGCTCTGGGTCGGTCTGCCGCTGGCCTCCGGCCTCTACGTGTCGCACGGGCTGCTGCCTCCGCACCCGTCACCGACCGCCGCGGTCAGCGCCTACGGGGCCAACACCGGTCTGACCATCGCCTACGGTCTGATCATCGCCGTGCCCACGGCCATCGTCTGCGGTCCGCTGTTCACCCGGTTCGCCCGGCGCTGGTTCGGACCGGCGCCGGACCTGGACGGTGGCCCGGCCCCGGTCACCGACGTGGAACCGGAACGGCCGGGCCACCCGGTCTCCCTGGCCCTGAGCCTGATCTCGGTGCTGATGCCGCCGGTGCTCATGCTCATCGGCACGATCGGCACGGCGAACACCGCCGAGGGCACCGCCCCCTACAACGTGTTCGAGGCATTCAACGACTCGATCATCTCGCTGCTGGTGGCGGTGGTCTTCGCGTTCTTCGCCCTGGGCCGGCGCAGCGGTTTCTCCGCCGGCCAGCTGCAGAAGATGTCGGGCAAGGGTCTGGCCGCCGTCGGCCCCATCATCCTGATCCTGGGTGCGGGCGGCGCGCTGAAGCAGATGTTCACCGCCACCGGGGTGGATGCGATCATCGCCGACCACGCCGGCAGCTGGTCGATCCCGGCCGTGGTACTGGCTTGGGTCGTCGCCGCGCTGCTGCGCATCTGCCTGGGCTCGGCCACGGTCGCCACCACGGCCGCCACCGGCATCGTGGCGCCGCTGCTGGCTGCCGACCCGACCCTGTCACCGGAACTGCTGGTGCTGGCCACAGCCTCCGGATCGGTGATGCTCTCGCACGTCAACGACTCCGGGTTCTGGCTCTTCAAGGAGTACTACCAGCTCAGCGTGAAGCAGACGTTCCGCACCTGGACGCTGATGCTCAGCATCCAGTCGCTGATCGGTCTGGCCGGTGTGGTGGTACTCAGCGCGGTGATCTGATGGACTGGGCGACAACATGTCCGAGGAACTCATCGAAACCCCGCTGATCCCCGACCAGCGCCGTGAGCTGCTGCTGCGGCACCTGCAGCGCGAGCGCGTGCTGTCGGTGCACCAGCTCACCGACCTGCTCGAGGTGTCGCACATGACCGTGCGCCGCGACATCGCGACCCTCGAGCGGGAGGGCCGGGTCGTGCCGGTGCCCGGCGGTGTCCGCATCGCCGGGGCCACCCGGCACCTTCAGGCCGAGGCCTCACGTCACGACAAGGCCATGGTCGAGCCGGCCGGCAAGGCGGCCATGGCCGCCCGCGCCGCAGCCGAGGTGCTCACCGACCGGATGACCGTGTACCTGGACGCCGGCACCACGCTCGCCCAGCTCGTGCCGCACCTGGTGCAGCTGAGCGGGATGACGGTCGTCACGAACGATTTCGCCGTCGTCGACGAGCTGCTCGCGTCGGAGGCCGACCTCGAGGTGATTCATGTCGGGGGTGCGGTCGATCGACAGAACCGTTCCAGCGTCGGGGTTCTGGCCACCGCGATCCTCGAGCGGATCGCCCTGGACGTGGCCTTCATCTCCAGCAGCTCGTGGGATCTGCGGCGTGGTGTCACGACGCCCTACCCGGACAAGGTCGCCGTCAAGCAGGCCGCGATGGCCAGCGCTACCGAATCGGTGCTCGTGACGGGCAGTTCCAAGTACGGGAGGTTCGGCATGTACCGGGTCTGTGAACTGCCGCAGCTGTCGCTGGTGGTCACGGACTCCGGTCTGGACCCGGCCGATGCACAGGCTGTTCGCGAGGCGGGCGTGAATCTGGTGCAGGCCTGAATCTGGTGCAGGCCTGAAAACCGGGGCCGCGCTCCCCTCCGACCTGCACGGCCCCGGCCGGTCTCAGTACTCGTCGTGCGGGCGCCACCACTCGTAGGGCGGTGTCTGCGGCCAGCCCTCGGGGGAGTTCTCCCAGGTCTCGGACCGTCCGTAGGGCGCCAGATCCATCATGTTGAAGTCGAACCGCATCCGGTCCGCACCCCGCTGGGTGGTGAAGTACGTCTGGAAGACGCCGGCGGGCGTCTTCAGGAACACGCTCAGCCCGAACCCGTCGCCCGCGCCGCAGTCGGCACTGAACGATGTCTGAGCAGAGGACGCGTACGGGAACTCCCAGCCGAACCGTTCCCGCAGGGTGTGGAGACGTTCGAGGGGCATGTTCGAGACCATCCACCAGCTGATGTCGCGCTGGTTCAGGTGCTCGAGCCGGGGGACGTTGTCCATCATCGATGCGCACCCGAAGCACAGGTGGTCGGGGCCGGCGTCCATGTACTGGTAGACGACCAGCTGGGAGCGGCCCAGGAACAGGTCTTCCAGCCTCAGCGGTCCGTCCGGGCCGGCGAAGGTGTACCCGGCCATTGCCACCATCGGCAGGCGCCGTCGCCGGGCGGCCAGGGCGTCGAGCGCCCGGGTCAGCTTCTTCTCCTCGGTCAGCAGCTCACCGAGCGCCCCCTGCCACTCCTCGCGGGAGACCACCGGGGGTGCCGGGGGATCAGGTCGTGTCGTGGTCATACGGGTTCAGACCGTGGGTGTGGGCAAAAATCATCGGGCGACGACCCGATCAGTCCCGGGGGCCCGTGGAGAAGTCTGTGCAGATCCGGTTGCGCCCGGCCGACTTCGCGGCGTAGAGCTGCGCGTCGGCGCGGGCGAGCAGGGAGGACCGGGTGTCCTCGAGAACGGCCGTGGCCATTCCTCCGCTCAGCGTGATGACACGCCCCGGGGTGATCGGCGTCCATCCGTAGTTCTCGACGGACGCCCGGAGCGACTCGGTGATCCGCAGGGCCTCGTCCCGGTGGCCGGTACTGAGGATGAGCAGGAGCTCCTCGCCACCCAGCCGGGCCGCGAAGGAACCCGTGACCGCGACCGGTGCCACCGCGTCCTCCAGCAGCCGGGCGACCGTCCGCAGCACCTCGTCCCCGACCTCGTGCGAGAAGGTGTCGTTGACGGTCTTGAAGTGGTCGAGGTCGAGCAGTGCCACGCTGAGCACGCCGGACGACACCATCTGGTCGCGCAGCAGTCCACCCAGACGTTCTTCCACGTAGAGGCGGTTCCACAGGCCGGTGAGCGGGTCGCGGCGGGCTTCCTCGCGGTAGCGCGCCGCCTCCTCCCGGGCCGTGACCGTCTCGAAAATGGTCTGGCGGGCCCGGGCCTGGGCCTCCCGCTGCTGGGAGAGCAGTTCCTGGTCGGCCTCGTAGAACTCCTTGTGGATCTCGAACGCCGCCCGGTAGTCACCCAGGGCGGCCCGCACCTCGGCCTCCTCCTGGAGAATGCGTGCCCTGGTGCGGCCGTAGGCCTCCGGGCCGATCAGGTCACGGGCCCGGCCCAGCGTCTTGGCGGCGAGCTCGGCCTCACCCAGACCCCGCTGGGCCACGGCCAGGGTGAGCAGGTACTCGGGCAGCGCGTCGCCGACCTTCACCTCCAGCTGCTCGGCGGCGTCGACGGCCTGCTGGGCCGTCTCGGAGGCCGCGGCCGGGTCGTCGCGCAGGAGATGGATGCGCGCCACCGTGTCCAGGGCGTCGGCGTTCAGCGGGCGCCCGTAGTGCCGGCTCAGCGACATCAGCAGACGGGCCTGTTCCAGCGCGGCGTCGCCGTCACCGGACTCCAGCGTGCTGTAGGCCCGGTTGTTCACCACCAGCATGTGCATGCGCCCGTCACCGGTGGCCAGTTCCTCGGCCCGGGCGTACCAGATCATCGAGTCGTCGTGGGCGCCGAGCTCGTCCAGCAGGTCGGCGACCTTGATGAGGACCCGGGTGCGCAGCCGGCGCGAGACCTCGTCGTTGAATGCGCCGACCGCATCCATGGCATGTTCCAGTGCCGTCGGCCGGTCGCCGAGATCGGTGTAGATGCGGGCCGTCAGCCAGGACGCCCGCACGGTGTGCTCCGTTGCCAGCGGTGCGTGCGCGTCCCGGGCCTGGTTGACGATGGCTGCGGCAGCGGCCGGCTCCCCGTCCCTCTGGTGGGCCTCGGCCTGCCAGAGCAACGCGCTCACCGTGGCGTGGTGATCACCGAGTTCCTCGGCCCGTTCCTGAAGTCCGCGGGCCCGCTCCAGGGCGCGGGCCGGGTCCAGCCCGACGGCGTCGTCCAGCGCCGCCAGCTCCTGCGCCAGGCGCGTGCGTTCCTCACCGAGGCTGAGCCCCGTGGCAGTGGAAGACAGGGGAGGTATGGGAGGTGTGGGGGATGACGGCTTGCCGTCACGGGGCTGGTTCACCTCGATCACACCCCGAGCCTTTCTGACGGTCCGTTCATCGGGACATCGGCCGTAAGAATGCCGTTCTTGACCGGTCCGGTCCGTTCTCGACCGGGCCGGCGGCCGGCCCGATCGTCGTCCCTCGGCCGGGAGGAACGGACGAGGGACTGTCCAGGCCGTCCCGCGCCTGCGGATGGCATCGGCACAGCACTGGGCCATTATGGCCACTGCACCCTGAATGCGTCGTGTGAGGGGGTTTCGGCGGGTCCGCCGGTCAGCTCGTGACCGTCCGGTTCAGGTCTCGGTGGTCGCGATGTGGCCGTGCTGCTGCTGCCAGGTACCGGCGGCCACCCCGGCGATCATCGCCACCGCCAGGCCCAGAGCGGTCAGGGTCGGGCTCAGCGGCAGCAGACTGATGCCGATGACGACGGGGAGCGTCGCGAGCGGCCACGGCCAGGCCGCGCTCCAGCGTCCGGCCGACCCGGCCATCACCAGGGCGACTCCGGCGACGAACAACCCCACCCCTACGCAGAGCGCCGCCCGGCCGCCGGGGGAGAGGTCGCCGACCGGATGCAGCACGTACTCCTGGACACCGACACCCACGCTCGCCAGACCGAGGAACAGCGGCAGGTGACCGTAGACGTACCGGTCATGGGTGCTGGAGGCCCGGTTGTCGTTCTTCTGCAGGATGCGGTGCTTGCTCGCGGCCCCGCCCAGGTCGAAGTAGGTCCACCACAGGGCCGCGGTGATCACGAACCCGATCGCGGCGGTGGTGAAGGACGCCGCGCGCCATGCGGTGTCGTGCAGACCGACCACGACGGAGGCGACGGACTCACCGAGGACGAGCATGGCGAACAGGCCGAACCGGTCGGGCAGGTGCTGCTCGTGCAACGGGATGCGGTTGCCGAAACGGGTCGCCAGCAACGGTGCGGTGGCCTCGATCAGCAGGCCGGCGGCCCACAGGACGTAGCGGGTGGGGCCGGGGACGGCCAGCGAGACCGACCACAGGACGACGCTGACGGCTGTCGCGCCGAGATAGAGGTCCAGGGTGCGGCGGGCGTCCGGGACATGGTGGTGCGCCCGGACGTACAGCGCCATCAGCAACCCCTGCGAGCCGAGATAACCCGCCGCGAAGTAGACGGAGCCCGAGGTGGTGGCGCTCGAGGAGGCCGCGGCCATCACGGCGACCGCGAACGTCTGGCCCAGTTTCGCCAGCCGGTAGGGCACGTCGTTGGTGTCGAAGCGGTTGGAGTAGAGCGTGGTCGTGACCCACGACCACCAGACCACGGTGAACAGCCCGGCGAAGACTCCGGCTCCGTGCCAGGTCAGGTCGTGCGCGAAGGACTGGGTGAGTTCCGCGACCACCAGCACGTAGGCCAGGTCGAAGAACAGCTCCAGCCGGGACGCGGACCGGTCCTCACCCGTCCGTAGCCGGGGTGGCTGGATCAGTGCGTCCGCCCGCCGGGCACCGGTCTGCTGGTCGCCGGTCCGGTCACCGCCCGGCCGGTCCGGCTCCTGACCAGACTTCTGGTCAGGCTTCTGGTCATGCTGTTCGTCGTGCTCCTGCTCCGTGGACATGCCCGGCTGACCTTCCCTGGTGCGCCGTCGTTCCCTTCCCCGGACGGGGGCCGGGGAATGCCCTCCATCCTCGGGCCGCGTCACCGGGGCCGCCTTTCCACACGAATCGCTTCACGGACTTCCCCGCGAATTTCTCCATGCTTCAGGCCGTCGCGCCGCGGGCACCCCGCCGGACCAGCAGCGCGGCCAGTTCCCGGGCCCGCCGCGCCTCCCGGTAGCGCTTGGCGTCGTTACCCATGATCCGGTTGATCGGCTTGTCCGAGACCGTCAGCAGCCAGTGGCCGGAACCGGCGATCTCGATCTGCAGACCGGGATCACCGGCGAACGACATGGCCCCGGTGAGGGTGTGCACCGTGATCGAGGTCAGTGGGGTCGCCCAGCGTGGCCCTTCGTCCGGGTCCCAGTACATCGCCTCACCGGCCAGGGTCAGCCGGCCGGACAGTGTGCTGTCGAACCGGGCGCGCGGGCCCCGCGGCGTGCCGGGACGGGTGAGCCGGGCGTACAGGTGAACCGGGACGCCGGGGTCGTCGGGATGCGTGGCCAGCGGGGTCGCGCTGCCGGACGTGAAGACGCGCACGAACACGAAGACCACGAACCCGAGGAACAGCGTCGCCACCAGGGGCAGCAGCGCCGTCATCACGATCAGTGGGGTGGACATGGGCCTTCGACGCGCCGGGGACCAGGGATGTTGCACCCGGCGCGCGAATTCACCCGGGCAGGTGCCAGACCTGGTTCAGGTTGCCGCCGCTGCAGTCCCACATGATCAGCGGGTCACCGGCCGCCGGCTCGTTGGTCGTCGTGGTCAGGCAGCGCCCCGACCACGGGTTGCGCACCTCGTCACCGACCGCCTCGAAGATCTGGGCCCGGGTGCCGTTGCACTCCCACAGCTGCACCGTGAGCCCGTTCTGTACCTCGTTGGCGCCGAGGTCGAGACACAGGTTGCCGGTCTTCAGGCCATTCTCGGCGGTGAAGGTCCACTGCTGCAGCTCGGACCCGTCGCACGGCTGGATCGTGGGCAGGTCACCGTTGGCCAGGCTGCCGGGGGCGGCCAGACAATTGCCGTCGGGGCCGGTCAGGGTCTGGACCGGCGGGAGCGTCCCGGCCGGCCCTTCGGAGCCGGCCGGCGTGACGTCGGCCGGACCGGCCGAGCTGGTCGGGCTGCCGGAGGCCTTGTCGTCCGCATCGGCGCCGATCCCACCGACGAGCCAGGTCCCGATCAGCGCCACCCCCAGAACGACCGCCAGCAGCCCGGTGCCGACCAGCCACGGTCGGCGGCCATGGGCCGGTGAGGCAGATGTAGCGGACGAGGCAGATGGAACGGACGGGGCGGAGTAGGCCCGGGTGGCTCCTAGCGCCGGGGGCGGTGCCGTCACCCGCGAGGGCTCCGGCGGGGGAGTCGCCCTCGCGCCTGCGATTATCTGCTGATAGCGCTGGTTCTCGATCAAGCCCGTCTCCGGTCGGCACCGCAGCACGATCTCTTCGGCCCCGGGGCGGGCCGCAGGGTCGGGGTTGCTGCAGTCACGGATCAGGGTGGCCAGGTCGTCGGGCACCCCGGTGACGTCGACCTCGCCGCTCATGCTGCGCCGGCTGACGGCGAAACCGCTGCCCCCGCCGTACGGGGCGCGGCCCGTGGCCGCCTTCGCGATGGTCGCGGCCAGTGCGAAAATATCTGCGGCCGGTCCGATCTCGTGGCCGAGCAGGGCCTCGGGGGCCGTGTACCCAGGAGTGCCGACCGTCATCCCGGTCTGGGTGAGACCTTCCTGGTCCTCACCCCGCGCGATCCCGAAGTCGATCAGCCGCGGACCGGTCACCGAGAGAATGATGTTCTGCGGCTTCAGATCGCGGTGGCAGATGCCGTGCGCGTGGATGTCGACCAGGGCCTCGGCGAGGGCCGCGAACAGGCCCCGGGTGACGTCGGCGTCGAGTCGGCCCTGGTCGCGGATGGCCGCGGCCAGGGTGGGGCCGGGCACGTACTCCGTGGCCATCCAGTAGGGCGTGGCGGTCACGTTGTGGTCGATCAGCGCGGCGACGAAGGCGTTACGCACCGTCCGGAGGATTTCGACCTCACGCCGGAACCGGTTCAGGACGTCCGGGTTCTCCTCGAACTGGGTGTTGATCACCTTCACCGCCACCGGACGGCCACCCGGCGTGCTCCCGAGATAGACACGCCCCATGCCTCCCTGGCCCAGCCGCCCGGTGATGCGGTACCGGCCGATCGACGATGGATCGGAGGCTTCCAACGGCTGCACGAACGGGCCCCTGACGGTCATGGATTGCTGGCGGATGGCGGCGTAAAAGCCCGCACATCATGCCATGCCAGGTGAAAACGTCCGATCCGTCGCCGTTCGATTACGATGAGTGTGTGCCTGGCCCACTGCACTTCGATGCCCACTGCACTTCGATGCCCACGCCGCGCTCTACGACCGCAGTCGGCCGCCTTACCCCGACCAATTGTGGACGCGTTGGGGCACCCACGGCTGGCTCTCGCCCGGTACGCGGGTGGTCGAGTTGGGAGCCGGGAGCGGTCTGGCCACCCGCCGGCTGCTCGCCGCCGGCGCGCAGGTCACGGCCGTCGAACCCGGCCCCGCGCTCGCGGGACTGCTGCGCGAGCGGTGCCCCGACGCGTCCCTCATTCTGGGCGCTGCCGAGGAGACCGGACTGGATGAGGGCGCTTTCGATCTGGCCGTCATCGTCACCGCGGTGCACTGGCTCGATCTCGGGGTGGTTCTGCCGAAACTGCACGCTGCGCTGGTTCCCGGCGGGCATCTGGCGATGTGGTGCAACGTCTTCGGTGATCCATCGGTGCCGGTGATGCCGTTCCGCGAGCGGGTCGCCCAGGTCGTGGAGCGCCGTCCGCCGGGTCCGCCGCGGCCCGGTCCGGGGGAACTGGCGACCGCGGCCTGGGTCGATGCCCTGGAGGCCGGCGGGTTCTTCGAGCGGGTCCTGGTCGAGGAGTTCGCCTGGGCGATCACGTTCGACCGTGCCCAGGTGCACGACCTGTTCACGACCTTCAGCGACTGGAGTGCGGACGAGGCGGACGAGGTGGCCCGGGCCGTGGACGATCTCGGTGGGCGGGTGGTGGTGCACTACCGCACGCCCCTGGTCGTGCTCCGGCGGGTGGGAGGCTCCACACCCGCCGGTAACACAGTCTAGGCCAGTGCCTTTCGCAGGATCGGGGTCAGCTGGTCGGCGATCAGCCGGTGGCCCAGGTCGTTCGGGTGCACCACGTCGGTCAGGCCCTCCTTCGGCAGCCAGCCGGTGGTGTCCACGTAGCGGGTGTGACGGTCGCCGGCCGCAGTGACGGCGGCCTGGGTCTCGGGCAGGTAGCGTCCCGAGAAGGTTCCCAGTACGAGGATCTCGGAGCGCGGGTAGACGGCGCGCAGGTCCTGGAGGAACTGCGTGTAGACGGCCTGGAACTCCTCCGGCGCGACATGGTGGCTCAGGTCGTTGGTGCCGAGGTTCACCACCACGGCGTCGGCCTGGTACGTGCCGAAGTCCCAGGGATCGGTACCACTGCGGAAGAACTGCTGAGAGACCCCCGTGCAGCCGTCCGCGGCAGCCACGAGGCACCCACCTCCCCAGGCGATGTGGGTGTGCCGGGCGCCGAGTCGTTCCCCGGCCAGCCAGCCGTACGAGGTGAGGGTGGTTTTCGAGGAGGTCGTGCCCATCGTGATGGAGTCGCCGACGAACTCGACGATCGGTTTGCGGCGGCCCGGGGTCGGCAGGGTGCGGGCGCCCGGGTCGAGGGTGAGGCCCTGGAACACCGCATCGCCCTTGTACGAGCCCACCACGTTGCGGTAGGAGATGCGTAGCGTGTGCTCACCCTCGGCCAGAGGGGTGGGGGTGATGTCGACCGGCCCCTTGACCCCGGCGAAGTAGACGTCGTCCCCGCCGTCGATGCTGGCCCAGAAGTCAATGGTGTTGCGCTGGTTCAGCGTGACCGAGGTACCGGTGAAACGGGTGGTGAGGTACGCGCCGACCCAGCTGGGCACGTACGCGGCCGGGTCCTGGGTGTTCCAGCGGCCGGTGAACTCGATGTTCGGGTCGGTCGGCACCCCGGGAACCGTGATGCCCAGGTCCGGGGCCAGGATCGGCACCAGTCGCTCGGCGATCTTTGCGTGACCGGCCTCGTTCGGGTGTCCGCCGTCCACGTAGTCGTCCGCGGTGAGCCAGTTCTCGGTATCGATGAAGTGGACGAGCGGGTCACCGGCGTCGTTGCGCGCCTGTACCGCGGCCCGGGTCTGCGCCGGGTAGCGCCCCCGCAGGTTCTGGAAGGCGTACAGGTGGGCGGCCGGGTACTTCGTCCGGGCCTCTTCCAGCAGCCGGGTGTACTGCGCCTGGAAGTCGTCGTTGCTCACGCCCCGGCCGGCGTCATTCGTGCCGAGGTTGATCACGACGGCGTCGGCGTCGTACCGGGAGAAGTCCCAGTCGGTGGTGCCGCCGATGGTCGTGCGGTCCCAGTTCTCGTTGAGGCCGAAGCAGTTCGTCAGCTGCACGAGGCAGGCTCCGGAGCGGGCGATGTTGGTGTGGTCCACACCCAGTTGCTCACCCAGCAGCCAGCTGTAGGAATCGACCGTGGTCTTCTCCGTGCCGTATCCGACAGTGATCGAGTCGCCGATGAATTCGACCAGCTTGCGGCGCGGCTGCGGCAGGGTGCGGGCGCCCCGGTCGAAGGTGAATCCCTGGAACGTCGCGCACGGGAACGGCCAGGTGGCGCAGGTGGGGATCTCGCCGGTGCGGTACGAGAGCCATACGGTGTGCCGCCCGGGCGACAGCGGGGTCGGGGTCAGGTCGACCGTGCCGGAGACCCCGGAATGGGTCTGAATCGGCCCGTGGTCGACGCTCGCGTAGACCGTCACCGCGTCGCGTACCGTGGCCTTGACCGTGGTACCGGTGAAAGTGGCCTCGACGTAAGGGGACTCCCAATTGCCGACGTAGGTGCTGGGATCGGTGGTGTCCCAGCGGCCGGCGAAGTGCAGGTTCGGGTCGTTCAGTGATCCAGGTCGGGCGGTGGTCGCGGTGTTTGCCCTGGCCACAGTGGTCGCGGCCGCCGGTACGGCGTTGAGCAGACCGGCCGTGACGGTGGCCAGGATCAGGAGGGCCCAGAGGCGAAGACGTCGTAGGGGCACAGGTGTAGCTCCGTTCGAGAGGCGTCAGCGCGTAGCTCGGACGGGGCAGGCCGGTGTCCCGTATGCAGACTGAAAGGCAGCTCGAGGGTGTTGCTCTCGAACTGATCAGCAATGCAATGGGACCGTAACACTGTGATCGTTACGAGGTAAAGATCCCTTTTGCGGTGATTTCAGCCCTTGGACTTGCTGATCTTCACAGTCCCCTTCACCGACGTCTCCCCGCGG contains:
- a CDS encoding GDSL-type esterase/lipase family protein: MPLRRLRLWALLILATVTAGLLNAVPAAATTVARANTATTARPGSLNDPNLHFAGRWDTTDPSTYVGNWESPYVEATFTGTTVKATVRDAVTVYASVDHGPIQTHSGVSGTVDLTPTPLSPGRHTVWLSYRTGEIPTCATWPFPCATFQGFTFDRGARTLPQPRRKLVEFIGDSITVGYGTEKTTVDSYSWLLGEQLGVDHTNIARSGACLVQLTNCFGLNENWDRTTIGGTTDWDFSRYDADAVVINLGTNDAGRGVSNDDFQAQYTRLLEEARTKYPAAHLYAFQNLRGRYPAQTRAAVQARNDAGDPLVHFIDTENWLTADDYVDGGHPNEAGHAKIAERLVPILAPDLGITVPGVPTDPNIEFTGRWNTQDPAAYVPSWVGAYLTTRFTGTSVTLNQRNTIDFWASIDGGDDVYFAGVKGPVDITPTPLAEGEHTLRISYRNVVGSYKGDAVFQGLTLDPGARTLPTPGRRKPIVEFVGDSITMGTTSSKTTLTSYGWLAGERLGARHTHIAWGGGCLVAAADGCTGVSQQFFRSGTDPWDFGTYQADAVVVNLGTNDLSHHVAPEEFQAVYTQFLQDLRAVYPRSEILVLGTFSGRYLPETQAAVTAAGDRHTRYVDTTGWLPKEGLTDVVHPNDLGHRLIADQLTPILRKALA